From a region of the Sandaracinaceae bacterium genome:
- a CDS encoding glycosyltransferase, with amino-acid sequence MRIAYLVNQYPKVSHTFIRRELQALETLGFDVLRCSVRRVAEPLTDPADLREAELTRVVLDGGPQGLAAAMARVAAKRPKEFARASAMAARVGYGSERGLVIHGAYLGEACVLLEWLEEAGVQHVHAHFGTNSTTVAMLVAALGGPGYSFHVHGPEEFDKPAAIALGEKVERSRFVCAISHFGRSQLYRQIAYEHWPKVQIVRCGVEAAFLEGDGRPFPTAPRLVSVGRLSEQKGQILLIEALGQLAREGVAFELTLVGDGEMRPEIEAAIAQHGLTGRVHITGWASGDEVREQLLAARAMILPSFAEGLPVVIMEALGLGRPVLSTYVAGIPELVVPGENGWLVPAGSVDHLVAALRQVLATPTEKLVAMGEAGRRAVLERHDVRVTAASLASLLRAHA; translated from the coding sequence ATGCGCATCGCATACCTCGTCAATCAGTACCCCAAGGTCAGCCACACCTTCATCCGGCGCGAGCTGCAGGCGCTCGAGACGCTGGGCTTCGACGTGCTGCGCTGCTCGGTGCGCCGGGTGGCCGAGCCGCTGACGGACCCGGCGGATCTTCGCGAGGCCGAGCTCACGCGCGTGGTGCTGGACGGCGGCCCGCAGGGGCTGGCGGCGGCCATGGCGCGCGTGGCGGCGAAGCGGCCCAAGGAGTTCGCGCGCGCCTCGGCGATGGCGGCGCGCGTGGGCTACGGCTCGGAGCGCGGCCTGGTGATCCACGGGGCGTATCTGGGGGAGGCCTGCGTGCTGCTCGAGTGGCTGGAAGAAGCCGGCGTGCAGCACGTGCACGCGCACTTCGGCACCAACTCCACCACGGTGGCCATGCTGGTCGCGGCGCTGGGCGGGCCCGGCTACAGCTTCCACGTGCACGGCCCCGAGGAGTTCGACAAGCCTGCGGCCATCGCGCTCGGCGAGAAGGTGGAGCGCAGCCGCTTCGTGTGCGCCATCAGCCACTTCGGCCGCAGCCAGCTCTACCGGCAGATCGCGTACGAGCACTGGCCCAAGGTGCAGATCGTGCGCTGTGGCGTGGAGGCTGCTTTCCTCGAAGGGGATGGCCGCCCCTTCCCAACGGCCCCACGTCTGGTGAGCGTGGGCCGGCTGAGCGAACAAAAAGGGCAGATCCTGCTGATCGAGGCGCTGGGCCAGCTGGCCCGCGAGGGCGTGGCCTTCGAGCTCACGCTGGTGGGCGACGGCGAGATGCGGCCCGAGATCGAGGCGGCCATCGCGCAGCACGGGCTCACCGGGCGCGTGCACATTACGGGCTGGGCCAGCGGCGATGAAGTGCGCGAGCAGCTGCTGGCGGCGCGCGCCATGATCTTGCCCAGCTTCGCCGAGGGCCTGCCGGTGGTCATCATGGAGGCGCTGGGCCTCGGGCGGCCGGTGCTCTCCACGTATGTGGCTGGCATCCCCGAGCTGGTGGTGCCCGGTGAGAACGGCTGGCTGGTACCCGCGGGCAGCGTGGACCACCTGGTGGCAGCCCTGCGCCAGGTGCTGGCCACGCCCACCGAGAAGCTGGTGGCCATGGGCGAGGCCGGTCGCCGCGCGGTGCTCGAGCGCCACGACGTGCGCGTCACCGCCGCGAGCCTGGCCAGCCTGCTGCGAGCGCACGCCTAG
- a CDS encoding helix-turn-helix domain-containing protein, whose product MKSTRELTKSEFARALRRTQRDRIMRGELQPGDVAALRRFIGLTQTQFADALGISVHTLRNWEQDRRSPEGPALALLRIAARHPSVVRENVRTAA is encoded by the coding sequence ATGAAGAGCACACGTGAGCTCACCAAGTCCGAGTTCGCTCGGGCACTTCGCCGAACTCAGCGGGACCGCATCATGCGCGGGGAGCTCCAGCCGGGTGATGTGGCCGCCCTGCGGCGCTTCATCGGGCTGACGCAGACTCAGTTCGCTGACGCGCTCGGGATCAGCGTGCACACGCTGCGGAACTGGGAGCAGGATCGAAGGTCGCCCGAGGGGCCTGCGCTCGCGCTCCTTCGCATCGCGGCCCGTCATCCGAGTGTGGTTCGCGAGAACGTCCGCACCGCCGCCTGA
- a CDS encoding BrnT family toxin: MKFEWDARKERQNIAKHGVSFKEAEELFASDVDFLEIYDADHSATEERFIAIGPIRRGVVLVVFTERVEDTIRFISARWATKAEHALYTEHMEQHR; encoded by the coding sequence ATGAAGTTCGAGTGGGACGCTCGTAAGGAGCGCCAGAACATCGCGAAGCACGGGGTCAGCTTCAAAGAAGCGGAAGAGCTCTTCGCTTCCGACGTCGACTTCCTCGAGATCTACGACGCGGATCACTCCGCCACAGAGGAACGGTTCATCGCGATCGGTCCGATCCGACGCGGGGTCGTCCTGGTGGTCTTCACGGAGCGTGTCGAGGACACCATCCGGTTCATCAGCGCTCGCTGGGCAACCAAGGCAGAGCACGCTCTCTACACCGAGCACATGGAGCAACACAGATGA